Within the Acidobacteriota bacterium genome, the region TCACCAAGAATCAGCGCGTAACCGTTTGGGCCCTTTATCCCAAACTCATACATCTGATAGGCCATGTCCTGCGGTGGTAACATCACTTCAGCTTTATCTTTCAGGCTGCCCCAAAGCTCAGCGATGTTCGATACCGCCGATCAGAATTGCCAGGAACTCGTATGTCACAGCCTTGTCCGCCTAACAACCTGTTCACCGGGCCCCGTTGTAACACTCATTGAAATTTATCCCACTCGTTACGCGGCTACGGTGGAACAGATGTTAGGCCGCAGATTCGTGCTGAGGCCGACTGCCCTGATCATTGGCCGACAGGCGGTTGCCAAAGTTCTACTTTGTTTCCTTCTGGATCAATGACCCAGGCAAACTTCCCATACTCAGATTCGTCAATCTTCTCGAGCACATTGCAGCCTTCTTCCTTCAAGACCTTGACCAAGGCGTGGAGGTCTTCCACTCGGTAGTTGACCATGAAGGAAGCAGAGCTTGGAGCAAAGTGATTACTTTCTTGCGGATTGATTAACCAGGCAGTTGTGCCTGCCACCGGCTTGCCCTCGGCGTCGGTCCAATCGAAGGCAGCTCCGCCCCAGGCTTGGACAGCGATTCCCAAGTGCTGCTTGTACCAAGCCTGTAGCGCCGGAGCGTCTTTGGCTTTGAAGAAGATACCGCCAATGCCAGTGACTCGCTTCATTGTGTTATCCATATTTCTCCTATGTTTTGATACTGCCGGGTTCTTGTAGTTTGCTAAGTCACGAAGGCCGAA harbors:
- a CDS encoding VOC family protein; the protein is MKRVTGIGGIFFKAKDAPALQAWYKQHLGIAVQAWGGAAFDWTDAEGKPVAGTTAWLINPQESNHFAPSSASFMVNYRVEDLHALVKVLKEEGCNVLEKIDESEYGKFAWVIDPEGNKVELWQPPVGQ